From Rhodamnia argentea isolate NSW1041297 chromosome 10, ASM2092103v1, whole genome shotgun sequence, a single genomic window includes:
- the LOC115732822 gene encoding 60S ribosomal protein L38, whose protein sequence is MPKQIHEIKDFLLTARRKDARSVKIKRSKDVVKFKVRCSKYLYTLCVFDSEKADKLKQSLPPGLSVQDL, encoded by the exons CCGAAGCAAATCCATGAGATCAAGGATTTCCTCCTCACTGCTAGGAGGAAGGACGCACGCTCTGTGAAGATCAAGAGGAGCAAGGATGTGGTGAAGTTCAAGGTCCGCTGCTCCAAGTACCTCTACACTCTTTGCGTCTTCGACTCCGAGAAGGCTGACAAGTTGAAGCAATCTCTTCCTCCAG GTTTGAGCGTGCAAGACCTGTGA